A genomic stretch from Sphingopyxis sp. YR583 includes:
- a CDS encoding PspC domain-containing protein, giving the protein MKQGFRKNRRDGMIFGVCAGMSDQFGIDVLWTRVGFVALTLLGFGLPLLLYLAVAILAP; this is encoded by the coding sequence ATGAAACAGGGTTTTCGCAAGAATCGTCGCGACGGGATGATCTTCGGCGTGTGCGCCGGAATGTCGGACCAGTTCGGTATCGACGTCTTGTGGACGCGCGTCGGCTTTGTCGCCCTGACGCTTCTGGGCTTCGGCCTGCCTCTTCTGCTGTACCTCGCCGTCGCGATCCTCGCGCCTTAA
- a CDS encoding GNAT family N-acetyltransferase produces the protein MPTTAGNHDVIARAYTPLDEGACLALFDGNVPEFFSPAERHDFERFLIQRTSEWPYQVLERRGRIVGCGGLAIEKDSHTADLCWGMIVKSLHGTGLGRMLAELRLRLAATTPGIAQIRLDTSQHTQGFYAAFGFEVLKITRHGYGPGLDRWDMLLRFDDDQRRIWTASD, from the coding sequence ATGCCTACAACAGCCGGCAATCATGACGTAATCGCCCGTGCCTACACCCCCTTGGACGAGGGTGCCTGCCTCGCGCTGTTTGATGGCAATGTCCCCGAATTTTTCTCCCCGGCAGAACGTCACGACTTTGAACGTTTCCTGATTCAGCGGACTTCGGAATGGCCCTATCAGGTTCTCGAGCGACGCGGACGGATCGTCGGCTGCGGCGGATTGGCTATTGAGAAGGATAGCCATACTGCAGACCTGTGCTGGGGCATGATCGTAAAAAGTCTTCACGGAACAGGCCTTGGCCGTATGCTTGCCGAATTGCGATTACGCTTAGCTGCCACCACGCCCGGCATCGCGCAGATCAGACTCGACACCAGCCAGCACACCCAAGGATTTTACGCCGCTTTTGGCTTCGAAGTGCTGAAAATCACGCGGCACGGATACGGACCGGGGTTAGACCGATGGGACATGCTGCTGCGATTTGACGACGATCAACGGCGGATATGGACAGCGAGCGACTGA
- the recF gene encoding DNA replication/repair protein RecF translates to MTLTRLSLTDFRNHAGADVAAAPGLVALHGDNGAGKTNILEAISLLAPGRGLRRAALSDMVRDGASGGFAVFAEVQAGGDLAPVALGTGIEAAQPGRRIVRINGATTAATALGDWLAVLWLTPAMDRLYVETAGNRRRFLDRLVLALDPRHAQHSNRYDAALRARGKLLADLGTADQQWLTSLEAQLAEHGAAMDAARQYMLASLAAELAEQPDAPFARPLLTLVDSDGAVREAPHDVEALKALFASRRRIDAAAGRATAGPHRDDLSAIHAATGRVAARCSTGEQKAMLLSLVLAHSDCVARLRGQRPVLLLDEVAAHLDPLRRGALYARLAGQGGQAWLTGTEAALFDDMPGPVTRFRIAGGRIVAG, encoded by the coding sequence ATGACGCTCACCCGCCTTTCGCTGACCGATTTTCGCAATCATGCCGGCGCGGACGTCGCAGCGGCGCCGGGGCTCGTCGCGCTGCACGGCGACAATGGGGCGGGCAAGACCAATATATTGGAGGCGATTTCGCTGCTCGCTCCCGGGCGCGGGCTGCGCCGTGCGGCGCTGTCCGACATGGTGCGCGACGGGGCGAGCGGGGGCTTTGCGGTTTTCGCCGAAGTCCAGGCGGGGGGCGACCTTGCGCCGGTGGCGCTGGGAACGGGGATCGAGGCCGCGCAGCCCGGTCGGCGGATCGTGCGCATCAACGGCGCGACGACCGCAGCGACCGCGCTTGGCGACTGGCTGGCGGTCCTCTGGCTGACGCCCGCGATGGACCGCCTGTATGTCGAAACCGCGGGTAACCGGCGGCGCTTCCTCGACCGCCTCGTGCTCGCGCTTGATCCGCGGCATGCGCAGCACAGCAATCGTTACGATGCGGCGCTGCGCGCGCGCGGCAAGCTGCTTGCCGATCTTGGCACCGCCGACCAGCAATGGCTCACCAGTCTGGAGGCGCAGCTTGCCGAGCATGGCGCAGCGATGGATGCGGCGCGGCAGTATATGCTGGCCTCGCTGGCGGCCGAGCTGGCGGAACAGCCCGACGCGCCGTTCGCCCGGCCGCTGTTGACGCTCGTCGACAGCGACGGGGCGGTGCGCGAGGCACCGCACGACGTCGAGGCGCTGAAGGCGCTGTTCGCATCGCGGCGGCGGATCGATGCCGCGGCGGGACGCGCGACGGCGGGGCCGCACCGCGACGATCTGTCGGCGATTCACGCCGCAACGGGCCGCGTGGCGGCGCGCTGCTCGACCGGCGAGCAAAAGGCGATGCTGCTCTCGCTTGTCCTCGCGCACAGCGACTGCGTCGCGCGGCTGCGCGGACAGCGTCCGGTGCTGCTGCTCGACGAAGTGGCAGCGCACCTCGATCCGCTGCGGCGTGGGGCGCTCTATGCGCGGCTGGCGGGACAGGGGGGGCAGGCGTGGCTGACCGGAACCGAGGCGGCCTTGTTCGACGACATGCCGGGGCCCGTGACGCGTTTCCGGATCGCGGGCGGGCGGATCGTCGCCGGCTGA